The Tubulanus polymorphus chromosome 4, tnTubPoly1.2, whole genome shotgun sequence genomic interval AATAATATCATAAACACTGCTCCATTATAAATGCGGGCTCAAATACTGCACAGAACAAGCCTAAAACACACAGTATGGTGTCAATGCaattaaatgattataaatGCTGTTTTCATTTGAAGTGAAGTCTGAAAGattttttcatcgaataaTAGTAATCAATCTTGAAATATTAAAGACCGTTCAAATTTTGTCGTTTTCCAGAAGAGAAAATGCCAGAATTTTCAATAGTTACATTCACACGTATTACAGCCAAGTGCTTTTCCCAGTGACTATGCCATGTTGGTGGTCACACATGACAGACCCGTCAGTAAATCTCCCGATCATCTCTTGTTGTTATCAATGGCAAGTCTCCAGCACTGGTTCGCAAACAAACTTTGATATCACGTGCAAGGACCCATTTGGCACTCATGCACGGTTGttccaggccaaatttggcatgTGCCAAAAaaacgctcgtgtgatcgtggctataatgtcaaatcaatttatccaatatcagaaaaaaagatttttgtaaactttaggcctaggcctactaatttatatacatattacaCAGCCTGCCGAGTAAAGATCACTCCAAACCTCGTTGAAATATTATGCAATTAATGAGCAAATAGAATACAACTATTTTTCACCAGCAGATCAAAAAGATACTTTATACTTATGGAAGAATCAATGAAAACAAACTGGCAACCTATCACATTAAGCTACTTGACAATTTTTCATGAGTATTCAAGcacattttcagaatttctaTATAACTGGTACAGAAAATATCGAAGAATTACAGCACGCACAGACATTCACCAATTTTCTTCATTAACCAGATAGACAAAATCAACTCGTGTACTAGTGAGCCTTCACCTTCACAAGTGTGTTGACCAAGGTGAAATAAACATTCGCTCTGGCTGAAAATGCGTCTGACCACAAACTCTGTTCCATATCTATATATAGTTTAACATGTGTCGTATTTGTGAAtagtatatgtttatcatAAATATCATAGTGCAACTACTTTTTGGCATCTTATGCCTACAATACCTATAACAATGAGTAATacaatgtacatgtatcataTAAATAGTTTAGTctcaaatgacataacaataTCTTATATAAACTGATGAAAAAGGGAGAGCATGGGAAAAACGCATATGATCATCTGTGTAGTTCTGAAGAGGCTTGACGGTACTGGAAATCATAAATTGAGCTAAATGAGTATATGGCATGTGAATTTATGGTCGAGGATGGTGGTAGAATTAACAACCAACAACCAACAATAAAGTAACCACGTGAGACGAACATGCCATACACTCATTTTAAAAGCATCTGCCCGCTTTCCATTAGCGATATCATAAAACAAAAGGTCATCACTTCTGATCTTACACAGGAATTATCAGACTCACCGGAATATCGAGACAAGATAGAAGTGAAATGTTGCAGCAAATCAATTCTCCAGGATGAATTCAGCAAAGTTGGTTGCTGAGAGGGTACTGGTTTGGTACCTGGGCTCATCtatcacaggggctcgtatcagagttttAGATAGTGTAAagacgataatctgttaatccagtgtcTATAATGTATATggttattttatatacattatagacactggattaacagattatcgtttttacactacctacaactctgatacaaGCCCCTGTGTCATTTATGGCATTCAAATAGATTCAATTTGTTATTGGGAGGTGAAAATAGCAAAATTTAAGTTGAAGTTCGATAATTTTTGCCCGCAGAATGAAATATGATCCATTATACATTATACAGACCACTAGAGACATGctatgagacatttttcaaatatcttcaCATACGAAAAATAGTGACACCACACAAAATATACTGAAACACGCGTCACACTCGTGTACAAAATAGTTCTCTTTTTTATGAAGTATTTCTCACTGTTAACCGTTAAATGCGACATCATTTTACATCATcataaaatatcatcataGAATTATTGCACtttcaatacataataaatataactACTATTTCTACACAGTTTTAACACCaacaaatttttttccatCAATTTTCCAGGGTATTcgttatattcaaatatatactacTATACTATTGATACATATAATGATATATCAGATGACAtcgtagtaattttttttacttGCTAATTAGCACACTTCATTAATTAGTTACTTGGCACATAATGTGTATATCATATATGTACAGCGataacaacaataatgcttgcaCATAGTGGGCGCAGACCCGCTGAAAAAACATTCGCAAGGTTTTACATGCTTATACCTATCATAGCATGGTTTATACCTATACTCAACTTAAATGAAATGCTCTTACCATATTCTCTAGAGTAATTCTTCCTTAGACCATGAAGCATTTTGTTTCTCTCAGACCGAAGCAAGAGAATGTAGCAATACGCAACCCGTGATTTTTGGTATCTCGAGTCTGTCgataataacagaaacaaacaaCACATTACACCATACTCTTTTATCGTGTAACTATAGTAAATGTAAGTGTGCACATGCACATACCATATATGTACAACCAAATACACATTTTTGACACAACTGATACCGTAAACATGTATCATACAATTCTACATACAGAAACTCAACTAAAATTGTACATAGTATCGAAACCACGCATTTATACCACTTCACATGTCAAACCATACTTTATACATGAATTCAACGCATTTGCCTTTTTTCTCTAGAAATGCTTTAATGCCTAGTCTGTTGGATAAAAATACCCTCAGCTCATGACTCAGATAATGGTAATGACTGTACCACCCATATCAACTTTTTCAATACCAGGCAGCAGGATGCATCAATACAGCTCTGAAGCCTTTATATAATCCATTGCTATAACCATTCTATGGCTATATCCATAAAtctatcaattatttcaaatgaagcaaaaatagaaaatacagACAAGCCTATGTAAATCGCATCGAACACtttttcaaacaatttcaaaaatcagTCAACAAGAACTCACTGTGAATCATGAAATAGATCAAATTATGGCCAACAAATAACGAGACTCGCCTTAACCACCGGTTGAGCATTGgtgaaaaatcaaattgagCGAGCATTTAGAACACTCTGTGAATGGCAAATAACTAGACAAAAAGTACCTAGTACTGCAGATCATCGAGTTTGTCTCGTTTTGTACAAGCAGTCTGCGCGCGCGAGTGAATGCGATGTTCTGCTGACGTACTTCTCATCGGTTTCATGTAAGAGACAGTCTCCGCGATACTGACCACATTGATCGCTCGTTTAAGCGTATTCGGGTTTAAAGTGAAGATAATTGATCAGTTTCGGAGGCAGTAACAGCTCGGGAATTTCCTCTTGAGAGAACGACTGCAGAATCGCGATTCGACACAGATTCTGTAGATTCATCATGCTCGGTAGCTTATAGACCTGAACGAAGTGACAACCGGGCATACCGGTCACATCGACGACGACGGCCATTCGATTCCCGCAAACAGAAAACACCGGCGTGAAATTAACCGGACACAGGTGCTGACCGCAAGTGAAACGTTCGTACTGGATACAATGCAGGGTCTCGACGGTGTCCGCGTTGAAAACGTAGATGCTGCAATTCACCGGCCGATAATTACGGGTTTTTCGATCGCGACACGTACAAACGGGATCGACCAGCGTCGCGACGATCAACGACCCGTCCGGCATGTACTTCAGATCTTTCATATTCGGGTACAGACTACCGTGCATCGTGTCGTTAACGCGATGATTCGACTTGATCACGTCCCACGCGCCCGTGTGCACCAAACTCAAACTGTTGTCCTGGTTTTCTTCGTAGTTCGTGATCGAAATTCGACTCGAGCAAAAACGCGGATCGAAACAGAAATGACAATCTCTCGAGTTGAGACTCGTTTCGCTGAGTAATTTACGCGACGCTAAGTCGTACGCCTTCAATACGTACGAAAACCCGCCGATCGAAGTCGGTTTTTCCGACGGTAAACCGATCATTATCAAACACTTTGCATAGTCGGGACTCATTTCGCCTTTGATCACTTCGTTAACGAATTCAGCGCCTTGTTTCCCGAAAATGCCCAAGAACTTATTCTTCTTCAAATCGAGAAGACCGAATTGCGTCATCATGTTACGCACGAGATGCAACACTACGAGGTTGTCATGGTAACAGAGGACGCTTTTGACGTGAAAGTTCTGGATCGACGATAATTGAGCCGGGATGTGATTGTACTCGAAATgttcggccatcttggtgaaCTTGCAACGCTTCCGGAAACTGAATATAGAGGACGCTTTGTTGATGTTGATGATACCCTGTCGACTCATACAAAACGCTGGACTACAATCCTTGTTC includes:
- the LOC141904165 gene encoding uncharacterized protein LOC141904165, producing MGNEESKSNGESSGTSGGYPPANFPNFCKKDTAKAWNLLHQCTVQEWKEGHADAAGFRETVLNCDGHVNKDCSPAFCMSRQGIININKASSIFSFRKRCKFTKMAEHFEYNHIPAQLSSIQNFHVKSVLCYHDNLVVLHLVRNMMTQFGLLDLKKNKFLGIFGKQGAEFVNEVIKGEMSPDYAKCLIMIGLPSEKPTSIGGFSYVLKAYDLASRKLLSETSLNSRDCHFCFDPRFCSSRISITNYEENQDNSLSLVHTGAWDVIKSNHRVNDTMHGSLYPNMKDLKYMPDGSLIVATLVDPVCTCRDRKTRNYRPVNCSIYVFNADTVETLHCIQYERFTCGQHLCPVNFTPVFSVCGNRMAVVVDVTGMPGCHFVQVYKLPSMMNLQNLCRIAILQSFSQEEIPELLLPPKLINYLHFKPEYA